A genomic window from Triticum urartu cultivar G1812 chromosome 7, Tu2.1, whole genome shotgun sequence includes:
- the LOC125526063 gene encoding uncharacterized protein LOC125526063, with the protein MAARSDDPDVSPESSSPAAAAGGEIWGTLEELLLACAVSRHGTSSWESVASEVQSRSPSAAARLTPTSCRLRFRLLHRRFAAGADEDGGGEPDPNAAVSDAWVDELRKLRVAELRREVERYDLSIGSLQSKVKRLKEERERSLSGETTPAFKDERETGNDSPEEAGGENGLSGEASARSCKESNSSDLKPPPGHDSGGAAADDNAEVKDEPAAGEMAAKDEASGESAAGSKEADAVKESSDVQSSASPSRKRRRRLRKVGGGDVASTSAPVPLPAAEAQPLLAFLESVRTSKSGAVFERRLESQESGKYKGTIRRHVDLEIIRSRLESGGASGGPDSACYASASEFYRDLLLLCANALVFFPRGSPEHAAATRTRALVSKRISATLQRDGLGTAGKAAPLVGGGSSTDGAKKAKADAEVAGSLLEKAAPIIVCRKRSSIAKAAAANKEKVEKEDTDEDEEFDEGKKKGSAKDKARGMRTNKGRAPVRNAAPNQKTGKASESAAADERTKKSDKMGGSGSGGKAAAAAGGVIKKRNAVDFLKRMKQNSVPSTERVSLLETLKLSATEQKKAAKADGRKEPGSSSGSKKAAETASGGRRSVGRPPKRAAAPPTPPPSKRAKDDRPTRKRGKK; encoded by the exons ATGGCGGCCAGATCGGACGATCCCGATGTCTCGCCGGAGTCgtcgtcgccggcggcggcggccggcggcgagatCTGGGGAACTCTCGAGGAGCTGCTGCTGGCGTGCGCCGTGAGTCGCCACGGCACCTCGAGCTGGGAGTCGGTGGCGTCGGAGGTGCAGTCGCGCAGCccctccgccgccgcgcgcctCACGCCCACCAGCTGCCGCCTCCGTTTCCGCCTCCTTCACCGTCGGTTCGCCGCCGGCGCCGACGAGGACGGAGGCGGGGAACCTGACCCAAACGCCGCCGTCTCCGACGCGTGGGTGGATGAGCTCAGGAAGTTGCGGGTCGCCGAGCTCCGCCGCGAGGTCGAGCGATACGATCTCTCGATCGG GTCATTGCAATCAAAGGTGAAACGGCTGAAGGAGGAACGGGAGAGGAGCCTCTCCGGCGAGACCACGCCGGCGTTCAAGGATGAACGGGAGACAGGGAACGATTCGCCGGAGGAGGCCGGCGGTGAGAACGGCCTCTCCGGCGAGGCGTCCGCCCGGTCATGCAAGGAGTCCAACTCCTCAGATCTGAAGCCACCGCCGGGGCACGACTCTGGCGGTGCCGCCGCCGACGACAACGCGGAGGTGAAGGATGAGCCGGCCGCCGGCGAGATGGCCGCGAAGGATGAGGcctccggcgagtcggcggccgGGTCGAAGGAAGCCGACGCGGTGAAGGAGAGCAGCGACGTGCAGAGCTCGGCCAGCCCGTCCCGTAAACGGCGTCGCCGGCTGCGGAAGGTAGGCGGTGGTGACGTGGCTTCCACGTCGGCGCCCGTGCCCCTCCCCGCCGCGGAGGCCCAGCCGCTCCTCGCCTTCCTGGAGTCGGTCCGGACCAGCAAGTCCGGCGCCGTGTTCGAGCGGCGGCTCGAGAGCCAG GAGAGCGGCAAGTACAAGGGCACCATCAGGCGCCACGTGGACCTGGAGATTATCAGATCCAGGCTGGAATCCGGTGGGGCCTCTGGCGGGCCGGACAGCGCGTGCTACGCGTCGGCCTCCGAGTTCTACCGCGACCTGCTGCTGCTATGCGCCAACGCGCTCGTCTTCTTCCCGCGTGGCTCGCCAGAGCACGCCGCTGCGACCAGGACTCGCGCGCTCGTCTCCAAGCGCATCTCCGCGACTCTCCAGAGGGACGGCCTCGGGACGGCGGGGAAAGCTGCTCCCCTGGTCGGCGGTGGCTCCTCGACGGACggcgccaagaaggccaaggcggATGCCGAGGTCGCCGGTTCGCTCCTCGAGAAGGCCGCGCCCATCATTGTTTGCCGGAAGCGGAGCTCCATTGCGAAGGCTGCTGCTGCTAACAAGGAGAAAGTGGAGAAGGAGGACACAGATGAAGATGAGGAGTTCGACGAGGGAAAGAAGAAGGGAAGCGCCAAGGACAAAGCCAGGGGTATGAGGACCAACAAGGGTCGGGCTCCTGTCAGGAACGCAGCTCCAAATCAGAAAACGGGGAAAGCTTCGGAGAGTGCCGCAGCTGACGAAAGGACGAAGAAATCTGACAAGATGGGTGGCAGCGGCAGCGGTGGcaaggcggcggcagcagcaggtGGCGTCATCAAGAAGCGGAATGCGGTGGACTTCCTGAAGCGGATGAAGCAGAACTCAGTGCCGTCAACGGAGAGAGTTTCGTTGCTAGAGACACTGAAACTCTCTGCGACAGAACAGAAGAAGGCTGCCAAGGCTGATGGCCGGAAAGAGCCGGGCAGCTCCTCCGGCTCCAAGAAGGCTGCCGAGACAGCGTCAGGAGGGAGGAGAAGCGTTGGCCGGCCGCCGAAACGGGCCGCTGCgcctccgacgcctccaccaTCCAAGAGGGCGAAGGACGACCGGCCGACGAGGAAGCGCGGGAAAAAGTGA